From a region of the Pogona vitticeps strain Pit_001003342236 chromosome 7, PviZW2.1, whole genome shotgun sequence genome:
- the TMEM120A gene encoding transmembrane protein 120A isoform X1 — protein MDRRASVSECLRDWEELQDGFQRVQETHRLYKQKLEELTKLQDGISSCISRQKKQLKELSLALKKYMRNRHGVGRAMGCKTSLTDREEAEQRGETIQELEGLIKDRQNVFFEMEAYLPKKNGLYLSLVLGNVNVTLLSKQAKFAYKDEYEKFKLYLTIILLIISFTCRFLLNSRVTDAVFNFLLVWYYCTLTIRESILINNGSKIKGWWVFHHYISTFLSGVMLTWPDGLMYHMFRNQFLTFSMYQSFVQFLQYYYQSGCLYRLRALGERHNMDLTVEGFQSWMWRGLTFLLPFLFFGQFWQLYNAITLFQLARHPECKEWQVVMCGLPFFVLFAGNFFTTLRVVHQKFQDKRPKTE, from the exons ATGGACCGCCGGGCCTCGGTCAGCGAGTGCCTGAGGGACTGGGAGGAGCTGCAGGACGGCTTCCAGCGGGTGCAG GAGACGCACCGACTGTACAAGCAGAAGCTTGAGGAACTGACCAAGTTGCAAGACGGCATCTCCAGCTGCATCTCGAGGCAGAAGAAGCAACTGAAGGAACTCTCTCTGGCCCTAAAGAAGTATATGAGAAACCGCCACGGCGTGGGGCGTGCCATGGG ATGCAAGACCTCGCTCACAGACCGAGAGGAGGCCGAGCAGAGAGGAGAGACCATCCAGGAACTGGAGGGTCTGATCAAAGACCGCCAGAACGTCTTCTTTGAAATGGAGGCCTACTTGCCCAAGAAGAATGG GTTGTACCTGAGCCTCGTGCTGGGGAACGTGAATGTCACTCTGCTCAGCAAACAAGCCAA gtttGCCTACAAAGATGAATATGAGAAGTTCAAGCTCTACCTCACCATCATCCTGCTGATCATCTCCTTTACCTGCCGGTTCCTGCTAAATTCCAG GGTGACCGATGCCGTCTTCAATTTCCTCCTGGTCTGGTATTACTGCACTCTGACCATCCGGGAGAGCATCCTGATCAACAACGGCTCCAA gatTAAAGGCTGGTGGGTTTTCCATCATTACATCTCCACCTTCCTCTCGGGAGTCATGCTGACCTG GCCAGACGGGCTGATGTACCACATGTTTCGGAACCAGTTCCTCACCTTCTCCATGTACCAGA GCTTTGTCCAGTTCCTCCAGTATTACTACCAAAGTGGCTGCCTGTATCGGCTCAGGGCCCTTGGGGAGCGGCACAACATGGACCTCACGGTGG AGGGCTTCCAGTCCTGGATGTGGCGCGGCCTCACTTTCCTGCTTCCATTCCTGTTCTTTGGCCAG TTTTGGCAGCTTTACAACGCCATCACCCTCTTCCAGCTGGCCCGGCATCCGGAATGCAAGGAATGGCAG GTGGTGATGTGCGGCCTGCCCTTCTTCGTCCTCTTCGCCGGCAACTTCTTCACCACGTTGCGGGTCGTTCACCAGAAGTTCCAAGACAAGCGCCCGAAGACCGAGTGA
- the TMEM120A gene encoding transmembrane protein 120A isoform X2: MDRRASVSECLRDWEELQDGFQRVQETHRLYKQKLEELTKLQDGISSCISRQKKQLKELSLALKKCKTSLTDREEAEQRGETIQELEGLIKDRQNVFFEMEAYLPKKNGLYLSLVLGNVNVTLLSKQAKFAYKDEYEKFKLYLTIILLIISFTCRFLLNSRVTDAVFNFLLVWYYCTLTIRESILINNGSKIKGWWVFHHYISTFLSGVMLTWPDGLMYHMFRNQFLTFSMYQSFVQFLQYYYQSGCLYRLRALGERHNMDLTVEGFQSWMWRGLTFLLPFLFFGQFWQLYNAITLFQLARHPECKEWQVVMCGLPFFVLFAGNFFTTLRVVHQKFQDKRPKTE; the protein is encoded by the exons ATGGACCGCCGGGCCTCGGTCAGCGAGTGCCTGAGGGACTGGGAGGAGCTGCAGGACGGCTTCCAGCGGGTGCAG GAGACGCACCGACTGTACAAGCAGAAGCTTGAGGAACTGACCAAGTTGCAAGACGGCATCTCCAGCTGCATCTCGAGGCAGAAGAAGCAACTGAAGGAACTCTCTCTGGCCCTAAAGAA ATGCAAGACCTCGCTCACAGACCGAGAGGAGGCCGAGCAGAGAGGAGAGACCATCCAGGAACTGGAGGGTCTGATCAAAGACCGCCAGAACGTCTTCTTTGAAATGGAGGCCTACTTGCCCAAGAAGAATGG GTTGTACCTGAGCCTCGTGCTGGGGAACGTGAATGTCACTCTGCTCAGCAAACAAGCCAA gtttGCCTACAAAGATGAATATGAGAAGTTCAAGCTCTACCTCACCATCATCCTGCTGATCATCTCCTTTACCTGCCGGTTCCTGCTAAATTCCAG GGTGACCGATGCCGTCTTCAATTTCCTCCTGGTCTGGTATTACTGCACTCTGACCATCCGGGAGAGCATCCTGATCAACAACGGCTCCAA gatTAAAGGCTGGTGGGTTTTCCATCATTACATCTCCACCTTCCTCTCGGGAGTCATGCTGACCTG GCCAGACGGGCTGATGTACCACATGTTTCGGAACCAGTTCCTCACCTTCTCCATGTACCAGA GCTTTGTCCAGTTCCTCCAGTATTACTACCAAAGTGGCTGCCTGTATCGGCTCAGGGCCCTTGGGGAGCGGCACAACATGGACCTCACGGTGG AGGGCTTCCAGTCCTGGATGTGGCGCGGCCTCACTTTCCTGCTTCCATTCCTGTTCTTTGGCCAG TTTTGGCAGCTTTACAACGCCATCACCCTCTTCCAGCTGGCCCGGCATCCGGAATGCAAGGAATGGCAG GTGGTGATGTGCGGCCTGCCCTTCTTCGTCCTCTTCGCCGGCAACTTCTTCACCACGTTGCGGGTCGTTCACCAGAAGTTCCAAGACAAGCGCCCGAAGACCGAGTGA
- the STYXL1 gene encoding serine/threonine/tyrosine-interacting-like protein 1 isoform X1 → MAGVTLCEPTELYNLLNQATTVSRLAEPNYLCLLDARTKREYNESHLMTAIRVKTNPLGKYLVPPSVNLEYIRYCVVYDGKTDSVEAAFDMDYDLYEVDKDLKPYDTGANISGLRQKPSSEDNAKEGSAARCARVMQRLTRFPVLVLRGGYQRFTRSYHYLRTQKIFWMPRELEAFKPYPVEILPAKLYMGNYKQACDSQIQKDLKIKAHINVSEEAGSFFLEESDRLLHISIPDTPEADLFSHFSDICHFIDSHINQEAVLVFSTLGISRCSTAVMAYLIHSCRLYLKNAWSYVQKCKMNMRPNRGFVQQLSEWEQRIYFTAITDISEPKY, encoded by the exons ATGGCGGGGGTGACGCTGTGCGAGCCAACGGAACTGTACAATTTGTTGAACCAAGCCACCACAGTGTCCCGGCTGGCAGAGCCAAACTATCTGTGTTTGTTGG ATGCTCGCACAAAGAGAGAGTACAACGAGAGCCACTTGATGACAGCAATACGAGTCAAAACG AATCCCCTGGGCAAATACTTAGTTCCTCCATCCGTCAACCTGGAATACATCAGATACTGTGTGGTGTATGATGGGAAAACTGACTCTGTAGAGGCTGCTTTTGACATGGATTATGATTTATATGAAGTGGATAAAGACCTAAAAC CGTATGACACAGGAGCGAATATCTCAGGATTGAGACAAAAGCCATCATCCGAAGATA ATGCTAAGGAAGGATCTGCAGCTCGTTGCGCCCGGGTCATGCAGCGACTCACCCGCTTTCCGGTTCTGGTCCTGAGAGGCGGCTACCAGCGGTTCACCCGGTCCTACCATTACCTCCGGACTCAAAAGATCTTCTGGATGCCTCGA GAGCTGGAGGCCTTTAAGCCTTACCCGGTGGAGATCCTTCCTGCAAAGCTTTACATGGGGAACTACAAGCAAGCCTGTGACAGCCAGATCCAGAAAGATCTGAAAATCAAGGCCCATATCAATGTCTCTGAGGAAGCAGGCTCATT TTTCCTCGAGGAGAGTGACAGGCTCCTCCACATTTCCATTCCGGACACTCCCGAGGCCGATCTCTTTTCACACTTCAGCGATATTTGCCATTTCATCG ACAGTCACATAAACCAGGAAGCAGTTCTGGTTTTTTCTACCTTGGGCATCAGCAGATGCAGCACAGCTGTAATGGCTTACCTCATCCATTCCTGCAGGCTTTACTTAAAG AATGCATGGAGTTATGTCCAGAAGTGCAAAATGAACATGCGACCCAACCGGGGGTTCGTGCAGCAGCTGTCAGAGTGGGAGCAGCGGATCTATTTCACTGCCATCACTGATATCTCCGAACCAAAATACTGA
- the STYXL1 gene encoding serine/threonine/tyrosine-interacting-like protein 1 isoform X3, whose translation MDYDLYEVDKDLKPYDTGANISGLRQKPSSEDNAKEGSAARCARVMQRLTRFPVLVLRGGYQRFTRSYHYLRTQKIFWMPRELEAFKPYPVEILPAKLYMGNYKQACDSQIQKDLKIKAHINVSEEAGSFFLEESDRLLHISIPDTPEADLFSHFSDICHFIDSHINQEAVLVFSTLGISRCSTAVMAYLIHSCRLYLKNAWSYVQKCKMNMRPNRGFVQQLSEWEQRIYFTAITDISEPKY comes from the exons ATGGATTATGATTTATATGAAGTGGATAAAGACCTAAAAC CGTATGACACAGGAGCGAATATCTCAGGATTGAGACAAAAGCCATCATCCGAAGATA ATGCTAAGGAAGGATCTGCAGCTCGTTGCGCCCGGGTCATGCAGCGACTCACCCGCTTTCCGGTTCTGGTCCTGAGAGGCGGCTACCAGCGGTTCACCCGGTCCTACCATTACCTCCGGACTCAAAAGATCTTCTGGATGCCTCGA GAGCTGGAGGCCTTTAAGCCTTACCCGGTGGAGATCCTTCCTGCAAAGCTTTACATGGGGAACTACAAGCAAGCCTGTGACAGCCAGATCCAGAAAGATCTGAAAATCAAGGCCCATATCAATGTCTCTGAGGAAGCAGGCTCATT TTTCCTCGAGGAGAGTGACAGGCTCCTCCACATTTCCATTCCGGACACTCCCGAGGCCGATCTCTTTTCACACTTCAGCGATATTTGCCATTTCATCG ACAGTCACATAAACCAGGAAGCAGTTCTGGTTTTTTCTACCTTGGGCATCAGCAGATGCAGCACAGCTGTAATGGCTTACCTCATCCATTCCTGCAGGCTTTACTTAAAG AATGCATGGAGTTATGTCCAGAAGTGCAAAATGAACATGCGACCCAACCGGGGGTTCGTGCAGCAGCTGTCAGAGTGGGAGCAGCGGATCTATTTCACTGCCATCACTGATATCTCCGAACCAAAATACTGA
- the STYXL1 gene encoding serine/threonine/tyrosine-interacting-like protein 1 isoform X2: MAGVTLCEPTELYNLLNQATTVSRLAEPNYLCLLDARTKREYNESHLMTAIRVKTNPLGKYLVPPSVNLEYIRYCVVYDGKTDSVEAAFDMDYDLYEVDKDLKPYDTGANISGLRQKPSSEDNAKEGSAARCARVMQRLTRFPVLVLRGGYQRFTRSYHYLRTQKIFWMPRELEAFKPYPVEILPAKLYMGNYKQACDSQIQKDLKIKAHINVSEEAGSLQSHKPGSSSGFFYLGHQQMQHSCNGLPHPFLQALLKECMELCPEVQNEHATQPGVRAAAVRVGAADLFHCHH; this comes from the exons ATGGCGGGGGTGACGCTGTGCGAGCCAACGGAACTGTACAATTTGTTGAACCAAGCCACCACAGTGTCCCGGCTGGCAGAGCCAAACTATCTGTGTTTGTTGG ATGCTCGCACAAAGAGAGAGTACAACGAGAGCCACTTGATGACAGCAATACGAGTCAAAACG AATCCCCTGGGCAAATACTTAGTTCCTCCATCCGTCAACCTGGAATACATCAGATACTGTGTGGTGTATGATGGGAAAACTGACTCTGTAGAGGCTGCTTTTGACATGGATTATGATTTATATGAAGTGGATAAAGACCTAAAAC CGTATGACACAGGAGCGAATATCTCAGGATTGAGACAAAAGCCATCATCCGAAGATA ATGCTAAGGAAGGATCTGCAGCTCGTTGCGCCCGGGTCATGCAGCGACTCACCCGCTTTCCGGTTCTGGTCCTGAGAGGCGGCTACCAGCGGTTCACCCGGTCCTACCATTACCTCCGGACTCAAAAGATCTTCTGGATGCCTCGA GAGCTGGAGGCCTTTAAGCCTTACCCGGTGGAGATCCTTCCTGCAAAGCTTTACATGGGGAACTACAAGCAAGCCTGTGACAGCCAGATCCAGAAAGATCTGAAAATCAAGGCCCATATCAATGTCTCTGAGGAAGCAGGCTCATT ACAGTCACATAAACCAGGAAGCAGTTCTGGTTTTTTCTACCTTGGGCATCAGCAGATGCAGCACAGCTGTAATGGCTTACCTCATCCATTCCTGCAGGCTTTACTTAAAG AATGCATGGAGTTATGTCCAGAAGTGCAAAATGAACATGCGACCCAACCGGGGGTTCGTGCAGCAGCTGTCAGAGTGGGAGCAGCGGATCTATTTCACTGCCATCACTGA